One window of the Micropterus dolomieu isolate WLL.071019.BEF.003 ecotype Adirondacks linkage group LG08, ASM2129224v1, whole genome shotgun sequence genome contains the following:
- the prdm2a gene encoding PR domain zinc finger protein 2 isoform X2 translates to MVEAQALTATETAVQEEDNWATNSQTQVTRCDRRPSENWIQRPEKMEDSPHLYISERGDNEDMEEGEDEDISQEETNMEPDLMNSLFPDLHEHPNQDTERDWKSFPCQHCERHFTSKQGLERHMHIHDLGISEAHTHKSNESDMSFGSNLGHLQHEKMKPLDSEDSVMQLQTSSPTSSNTSTLSAGDHTVQPDKQGVLDGHHACKYCEKTFTTHTNKHRHERRIHEQHLQLTSAEATQLPQEENLQAIFSDASQHETELGEGSAPAAVLENEGEHTEQYMLDVSSNISENLSFYMDGKIVSTSTVSSCEAAEIHSGSLVRLDALILDPAQISQALNTESVTGKEPLAKRRTATPPLLPQIKTELESEVVVSSASSSLVSSLIENLLPQNTESTVVQKERTVFLSPKLKQLLEKQDGLKPTLALITDGQKPCSPVSLSVLPAGTGRFKRRTGSPPSSPQQNPTSNEESPMLDMADCDAVSTGQMETQFNASPVHQTANEKDDTTQPVEDPAAKPILAESWPPLTGGNSCNQQPLDLSNTVKRNEDIALSDAVLDLSLQKKSPGDSELTLKLVSQEALKEGKSNACMMEKALMNIAEPNVSLGNLEAPLVTDFTIVTGPDMMTPVEPVAEGLVYGLTLPPNSLTPSSSSLTPIALQTASPCTIAFTSPASHTMLSTAPSLITVLAPPPPISNPSSQPIQVLAPNISPEPLVICTENALNSSECDFTAAFATTNSANLVTLSQPLDPTLNLPGHVFLTDQIALNPPLVESTPVSEVPFTPNVTLNDSLINSYNITSNTVLIECTIALEAPGRIVPAAITLQENTAEPPAPSQMVVNHIEQQQIVSVPNPPTVDPTILVSSIAESVTLSTTTSVISDCPTVGEASPNPEPVVNAEPPTTKEEEADDVTISIPEIPSKSYSEKAEEDESSNNTPSDAQQQTFTKNFICNVCDKLFHSMKELGRHVGDHADEWPYKCEFCVLLFGKPSTLLDHRSSLHGVGKTYVCSSCTKEFAYLCNLKQHQEELHPGQQCTYTEEEKGKLRRQNYNNSTKVNTEPSVPDAPEESNKQLKKEDCEVDVTAEELFTTIKLMASDGGKIKGPDVRLGINQHYPSFKPPPFPYHNRSPAASVASATNFTTHNIPQTFSTAIRCTKCGKSFDNMPELHKHILACANASDKRRYTPKKNPIPLRHFAKTQHGVLSTTNPTNGLNASNRPSQSNRSKPNQESPVKVKFKVLKKRKKKLVQRVMPQRNKSVSSSNKMSPAQVDEQQEIFVCPHCSREFTMRRSRTKHMAVCPKKPKEVKKRKEGGISVTKENVRHLHRGVEEKQASPQHKTRLQTSGTAKRPAILPVQTVFSNKRSKIIIKESMQPKQETPTLNELPIVRPFNPSMRQYGRVQHSVKGIPIKITIMKPQQTASQKDELPPSHSRDEASGAIISSSEQSPTA, encoded by the exons ATG gttgaagCACAAGCATTAACTGCAACAGAAACGGCTGTGCAGGAGGAAGATAACTGGGCGacgaacagccaaactcaggtaacaag GTGTGATAGGCGTCCTTCAGAGAACTGGATACAACGTCCAGAGAAGATGGAGGACTCTCCCCACCTGTACATCTCTGAACGTGGAGACAATGAGGAtatggaggagggggaggatgaGGACATTTCTCAAGAGGAAACTAATATGGAACCAGACCTGATGAATTCACTGTTCCCAGATCTTCATGAACACCCCAATCAGGATACTGAGAGAGACTGGAAATCTTTTCCCTGCCAGCACTGTGAACGACATTTTACCAGCAAACAAGGCTTAGAACGACACATGCACATCCATGATTTAGGGATCAGTGAGGCACACACCCACAAAAGCAATGAGAGCGACATGTCTTTTGGTTCAAATCTGGGGCATTTGCAGCATGAGAAGATGAAGCCTCTGGATTCAGAGGACTCAGTCATGCAGCTTCAAACTTCTTCCCCCACTAGCTCTAATACTTCCACTTTGTCGGCTGGAGACCACACTGTTCAGCCAGACAAACAGGGAGTATTAGACGGCCATCATGCTTGCAAGTACTGTGAAAAGACATTTACTACACATACCAACAAGCACCGGCATGAGCGCAGGATCCACGAGCAGCACCTGCAACTCACAAGTGCAGAAGCAACCCAGCTTCCCCAGGAGGAAAATCTTCAGGCAATATTCAGTGACGCATCTCAACACGaaacggagcttggtgagggtTCAGCACCTGCAGCTGTTCTGGAGAATGAAGGGGAACACACAGAACAATACATGCTAGATGTCTCTAGCAATATCTCAGAGAATCTCAGCTTTTACATGGATGGAAAGATAGTGTCAACAAGTACAGTCAGTAGCTGTGAAGCCGCTGAAATCCATTCTGGGTCTTTAGTTAGACTGGATGCGCTGATTCTAGACCCCGCCCAGATCAGCCAGGCATTAAATACAGAGTCAGTTACAGGTAAGGAACCATTGGCAAAAAGAAGAACTGCAACACCACCTCTTTTACCACAAATCAAAACTGAACTGGAGTCTGAGGTGGTTGTGTCTTCAGCCTCATCATCACTTGTATCTTCTTTAATAGAGAATCTACTCCCTCAGAATACAGAGTCTACCGTTGTGCAGAAGGAAAGAACAGTGTTTCTGTCACCTAAGTTGAAGCAGCTCCTGGAGAAGCAAGACGGCCTCAAACCTACACTTGCCCTCATCACAGATGGCCAGAAGCCTTGTtcacccgtctctctctctgtcctgcctgCTGGAACCGGGAGGTTTAAAAGAAGGACCGGATCTCCACCGAGCTCGCCACAGCAAAACCCAACATCTAATGAGGAATCGCCAATGTTAGATATGGCAGATTGTGATGCTGTCAGTACAGGACAGATGGAGACTCAATTTAACGCTTCACCTGTGCACCAAACAGCCAATGAAAAGGACGACACGACTCAACCTGTAGAGGATCCAGCAGCGAAACCCATCTTGGCAGAGAGCTGGCCCCCCTTGACTGGTGGTAATTCTTGTAACCAGCAACCGTTGGATCTCTCCAATACAGTCAAAAGAAATGAAGATATAGCTTTATCTGATGCCGTGCTGGATTTGAGTTTGCAAAAAAAGTCCCCAGGTGACTCTGAACTGACATTAAAATTAGTTTCACAGGAAGCTTtgaaagaaggaaaatcaaATGCATGCATGATGGAGAAAGCCTTAATGAATATTGCAGAGCCAAATGTGAGCCTCGGGAACCTTGAGGCTCCTTTAGTCACAGACTTCACCATAGTTACAGGTCCAGATATGATGACCCCAGTGGAGCCTGTTGCAGAAGGACTTGTTTATGGACTTACCCTACCCCCAAATTCTCTGACTCCATCATCCTCCTCCCTTACCCCTATTGCCTTGCAGACAGCTTCCCCTTGCACTATCGCATTTACTTCCCCAGCCTCACACACCATGCTTTCTACTGCTCCTTCATTAATCACAGTTttagcaccaccaccacctatTTCTAACCCTTCGAGCCAACCAATCCAGGTATTAGCCCCTAATATATCTCCCGAGCCCTTGGTAATCTGCACAGAAAATGCATTAAATTCTTCAGAGTGTGATTTCACTGCTGCATTTGCCACTACAAATTCTGCAAATCTTGTCACTCTCTCCCAGCCCCTTGACCCGACTCTAAATCTTCCCGGCCACGTGTTTCTCACTGATCAAATTGCTCTCAATCCACCTCTAGTTGAGTCCACTCCTGTGTCTGAAGTGCCATTCACACCCAATGTAACTTTAAATGATTCCCTCATCAATTCTTACAACATCACCAGCAACACCGTGTTGATTGAGTGCACAATAGCTCTTGAAGCCCCGGGGAGGATAGTCCCTGCTGCAATTACCTTACAAGAAAACACAGCTGAGCCTCCAGCACCATCACAGATGGTTGTTAATCACATAGAACAGCAGCAGATTGTATCAGTACCCAACCCTCCAACTGTAGACCCCACTATTCTTGTGTCCTCCATCGCAGAATCAGTAACTCTGTCCACTACCACCTCAGTGATATCTGATTGTCCTACTGTGGGTGAGGCAAGTCCTAACCCAGAGCCTGTTGTTAATGCAGAGCCACCAACAACAAAAGAGGAGGAAGCTGATGACGTCACCATTTCCATACCCGAAATCCCATCTAAAAGCTATTCTGAGAAAGCTGAAGAGGACGAATCTTCAAACAACACACCAAGTGACGCACAACAGCAGACTTTCACAAAGAATTTCATCTGCAATGTGTGTGATAAGCTCTTCCATTCCATGAAAGAACTAGGCCGCCATGTAGGTGACCATGCCGATGAATGGCCCTACAAATGTGAGTTCTGCGTGCTGCTCTTCGGCAAACCCTCCACTTTGCTTGACCATCGATCAAGCCTCCACGGTGTCGGCAAGACTTACGTTTGCAGTTCATGCACAAAGGAATTTGCATACCTTTGCAATCTGAAACAGCATCAGGAAGAATTACACCCCGGGCAGCAGTGTACatacacagaagaagaaaagggaaaacTAAGACGTCAGAACTACAACAACTCAACAAAAGTCAACACGGAGCCTTCAGTGCCCGACGCTCCAGAGGAATCCAACAAGCAGTTGAAAAAGGAAGACTGTGAAGTAGATgtgactgctgaagagctgtttACTACAATAAAACTCATGGCTTCAGATGGAGGCAAAATCAAAGGGCCCGATGTTCGTCTTGGCATTAACCAACATTATCCCAGCTTTAAGCCCCCTCCATTTCCTTACCATAACAGATCACCCGCTGCCTCAGTGGCTTCAGCCACAAACTTCACCACCCACAACATCCCACAAACCTTTAGCACAGCTATTCGCTGCACTAAGTGTGGAAAAAGCTTTGATAACATGCCAGAGCTACATAAGCATATCCTGGCTTGTGCAAACGCCAGTGATAAAAGGCGGTACACACCCAAAAAGAATCCCATCCCACTACGCCActttgcaaaaactcaacacgGAGTTCTGTCTACCACAAATCCTACTAATGGACTAAATGCTTCGAACAGACCGAGCCAGTCAAACAGGTCCAAACCTAACCAAGAATCACCAGTAAAGGTAAAGTTCAAGGTActgaaaaaaaggaagaaaaagttAGTCCAAAGGGTCATGCCACAGAGGAACAAGTCGGTCTCGtcatcaaataaaatgtcacCTGCACAGGTAGATGAGCAGCAGGAGATTTTTGTCTGCCCACACTGTAGCAGGGAGTTCACAATGCGTCGCAGCAGAACCAAACACATGGCTGTCTGCCCCAAGAAACCTAAAGAGGtaaagaaaaggaaggaaggaggaatctctgtgacaaaagaaaatgtcagaCACCTACATAGAGGTGTTGAAGAGAAACAAGCCTCACCCCAGCATAAAACACGACTCCAAACGTCTGGCACTGCTAAGAGGCCCGCCATCCTGCCAGTGCAAACTGTCTTTTCCAACAAAAGAAGTAAAATAATCATAAAAGAGAGTATGCAGCCAAAACAAGAGACACCCACTCTGAATGAACTTCCCATTGTTCGCCCTTTCAACCCCTCCATGCGTCAGTATGGCAGAGTGCAGCATAGTGTCAAAGGAATCCCCATTAAAATCACCATAATGAAACCGCAACAGACTGCGTCACAGAAGGATGAGCTGCCTCCTTCCCACAGCCGAGATGAAGCAAGCGGAGCCATTATCAGCAGCTCTGAGCAGAGTCCCACAGCTTGA
- the prdm2a gene encoding PR domain zinc finger protein 2 isoform X1: MCDQLAMVHGLESVIKPAETKTCVFICPTEHAFYSALTIKMVEAQALTATETAVQEEDNWATNSQTQVTRCDRRPSENWIQRPEKMEDSPHLYISERGDNEDMEEGEDEDISQEETNMEPDLMNSLFPDLHEHPNQDTERDWKSFPCQHCERHFTSKQGLERHMHIHDLGISEAHTHKSNESDMSFGSNLGHLQHEKMKPLDSEDSVMQLQTSSPTSSNTSTLSAGDHTVQPDKQGVLDGHHACKYCEKTFTTHTNKHRHERRIHEQHLQLTSAEATQLPQEENLQAIFSDASQHETELGEGSAPAAVLENEGEHTEQYMLDVSSNISENLSFYMDGKIVSTSTVSSCEAAEIHSGSLVRLDALILDPAQISQALNTESVTGKEPLAKRRTATPPLLPQIKTELESEVVVSSASSSLVSSLIENLLPQNTESTVVQKERTVFLSPKLKQLLEKQDGLKPTLALITDGQKPCSPVSLSVLPAGTGRFKRRTGSPPSSPQQNPTSNEESPMLDMADCDAVSTGQMETQFNASPVHQTANEKDDTTQPVEDPAAKPILAESWPPLTGGNSCNQQPLDLSNTVKRNEDIALSDAVLDLSLQKKSPGDSELTLKLVSQEALKEGKSNACMMEKALMNIAEPNVSLGNLEAPLVTDFTIVTGPDMMTPVEPVAEGLVYGLTLPPNSLTPSSSSLTPIALQTASPCTIAFTSPASHTMLSTAPSLITVLAPPPPISNPSSQPIQVLAPNISPEPLVICTENALNSSECDFTAAFATTNSANLVTLSQPLDPTLNLPGHVFLTDQIALNPPLVESTPVSEVPFTPNVTLNDSLINSYNITSNTVLIECTIALEAPGRIVPAAITLQENTAEPPAPSQMVVNHIEQQQIVSVPNPPTVDPTILVSSIAESVTLSTTTSVISDCPTVGEASPNPEPVVNAEPPTTKEEEADDVTISIPEIPSKSYSEKAEEDESSNNTPSDAQQQTFTKNFICNVCDKLFHSMKELGRHVGDHADEWPYKCEFCVLLFGKPSTLLDHRSSLHGVGKTYVCSSCTKEFAYLCNLKQHQEELHPGQQCTYTEEEKGKLRRQNYNNSTKVNTEPSVPDAPEESNKQLKKEDCEVDVTAEELFTTIKLMASDGGKIKGPDVRLGINQHYPSFKPPPFPYHNRSPAASVASATNFTTHNIPQTFSTAIRCTKCGKSFDNMPELHKHILACANASDKRRYTPKKNPIPLRHFAKTQHGVLSTTNPTNGLNASNRPSQSNRSKPNQESPVKVKFKVLKKRKKKLVQRVMPQRNKSVSSSNKMSPAQVDEQQEIFVCPHCSREFTMRRSRTKHMAVCPKKPKEVKKRKEGGISVTKENVRHLHRGVEEKQASPQHKTRLQTSGTAKRPAILPVQTVFSNKRSKIIIKESMQPKQETPTLNELPIVRPFNPSMRQYGRVQHSVKGIPIKITIMKPQQTASQKDELPPSHSRDEASGAIISSSEQSPTA; encoded by the exons ATGTGTGACCAGCTAGCAATGGTGCATGGACTGGAGAGCGTCATCAAACCAG cgGAAACAAAAACCTGTGTGTTCATCTGTCCAACAGAACATGCCTTCTACTCTGCACTGACCATAAAAATG gttgaagCACAAGCATTAACTGCAACAGAAACGGCTGTGCAGGAGGAAGATAACTGGGCGacgaacagccaaactcaggtaacaag GTGTGATAGGCGTCCTTCAGAGAACTGGATACAACGTCCAGAGAAGATGGAGGACTCTCCCCACCTGTACATCTCTGAACGTGGAGACAATGAGGAtatggaggagggggaggatgaGGACATTTCTCAAGAGGAAACTAATATGGAACCAGACCTGATGAATTCACTGTTCCCAGATCTTCATGAACACCCCAATCAGGATACTGAGAGAGACTGGAAATCTTTTCCCTGCCAGCACTGTGAACGACATTTTACCAGCAAACAAGGCTTAGAACGACACATGCACATCCATGATTTAGGGATCAGTGAGGCACACACCCACAAAAGCAATGAGAGCGACATGTCTTTTGGTTCAAATCTGGGGCATTTGCAGCATGAGAAGATGAAGCCTCTGGATTCAGAGGACTCAGTCATGCAGCTTCAAACTTCTTCCCCCACTAGCTCTAATACTTCCACTTTGTCGGCTGGAGACCACACTGTTCAGCCAGACAAACAGGGAGTATTAGACGGCCATCATGCTTGCAAGTACTGTGAAAAGACATTTACTACACATACCAACAAGCACCGGCATGAGCGCAGGATCCACGAGCAGCACCTGCAACTCACAAGTGCAGAAGCAACCCAGCTTCCCCAGGAGGAAAATCTTCAGGCAATATTCAGTGACGCATCTCAACACGaaacggagcttggtgagggtTCAGCACCTGCAGCTGTTCTGGAGAATGAAGGGGAACACACAGAACAATACATGCTAGATGTCTCTAGCAATATCTCAGAGAATCTCAGCTTTTACATGGATGGAAAGATAGTGTCAACAAGTACAGTCAGTAGCTGTGAAGCCGCTGAAATCCATTCTGGGTCTTTAGTTAGACTGGATGCGCTGATTCTAGACCCCGCCCAGATCAGCCAGGCATTAAATACAGAGTCAGTTACAGGTAAGGAACCATTGGCAAAAAGAAGAACTGCAACACCACCTCTTTTACCACAAATCAAAACTGAACTGGAGTCTGAGGTGGTTGTGTCTTCAGCCTCATCATCACTTGTATCTTCTTTAATAGAGAATCTACTCCCTCAGAATACAGAGTCTACCGTTGTGCAGAAGGAAAGAACAGTGTTTCTGTCACCTAAGTTGAAGCAGCTCCTGGAGAAGCAAGACGGCCTCAAACCTACACTTGCCCTCATCACAGATGGCCAGAAGCCTTGTtcacccgtctctctctctgtcctgcctgCTGGAACCGGGAGGTTTAAAAGAAGGACCGGATCTCCACCGAGCTCGCCACAGCAAAACCCAACATCTAATGAGGAATCGCCAATGTTAGATATGGCAGATTGTGATGCTGTCAGTACAGGACAGATGGAGACTCAATTTAACGCTTCACCTGTGCACCAAACAGCCAATGAAAAGGACGACACGACTCAACCTGTAGAGGATCCAGCAGCGAAACCCATCTTGGCAGAGAGCTGGCCCCCCTTGACTGGTGGTAATTCTTGTAACCAGCAACCGTTGGATCTCTCCAATACAGTCAAAAGAAATGAAGATATAGCTTTATCTGATGCCGTGCTGGATTTGAGTTTGCAAAAAAAGTCCCCAGGTGACTCTGAACTGACATTAAAATTAGTTTCACAGGAAGCTTtgaaagaaggaaaatcaaATGCATGCATGATGGAGAAAGCCTTAATGAATATTGCAGAGCCAAATGTGAGCCTCGGGAACCTTGAGGCTCCTTTAGTCACAGACTTCACCATAGTTACAGGTCCAGATATGATGACCCCAGTGGAGCCTGTTGCAGAAGGACTTGTTTATGGACTTACCCTACCCCCAAATTCTCTGACTCCATCATCCTCCTCCCTTACCCCTATTGCCTTGCAGACAGCTTCCCCTTGCACTATCGCATTTACTTCCCCAGCCTCACACACCATGCTTTCTACTGCTCCTTCATTAATCACAGTTttagcaccaccaccacctatTTCTAACCCTTCGAGCCAACCAATCCAGGTATTAGCCCCTAATATATCTCCCGAGCCCTTGGTAATCTGCACAGAAAATGCATTAAATTCTTCAGAGTGTGATTTCACTGCTGCATTTGCCACTACAAATTCTGCAAATCTTGTCACTCTCTCCCAGCCCCTTGACCCGACTCTAAATCTTCCCGGCCACGTGTTTCTCACTGATCAAATTGCTCTCAATCCACCTCTAGTTGAGTCCACTCCTGTGTCTGAAGTGCCATTCACACCCAATGTAACTTTAAATGATTCCCTCATCAATTCTTACAACATCACCAGCAACACCGTGTTGATTGAGTGCACAATAGCTCTTGAAGCCCCGGGGAGGATAGTCCCTGCTGCAATTACCTTACAAGAAAACACAGCTGAGCCTCCAGCACCATCACAGATGGTTGTTAATCACATAGAACAGCAGCAGATTGTATCAGTACCCAACCCTCCAACTGTAGACCCCACTATTCTTGTGTCCTCCATCGCAGAATCAGTAACTCTGTCCACTACCACCTCAGTGATATCTGATTGTCCTACTGTGGGTGAGGCAAGTCCTAACCCAGAGCCTGTTGTTAATGCAGAGCCACCAACAACAAAAGAGGAGGAAGCTGATGACGTCACCATTTCCATACCCGAAATCCCATCTAAAAGCTATTCTGAGAAAGCTGAAGAGGACGAATCTTCAAACAACACACCAAGTGACGCACAACAGCAGACTTTCACAAAGAATTTCATCTGCAATGTGTGTGATAAGCTCTTCCATTCCATGAAAGAACTAGGCCGCCATGTAGGTGACCATGCCGATGAATGGCCCTACAAATGTGAGTTCTGCGTGCTGCTCTTCGGCAAACCCTCCACTTTGCTTGACCATCGATCAAGCCTCCACGGTGTCGGCAAGACTTACGTTTGCAGTTCATGCACAAAGGAATTTGCATACCTTTGCAATCTGAAACAGCATCAGGAAGAATTACACCCCGGGCAGCAGTGTACatacacagaagaagaaaagggaaaacTAAGACGTCAGAACTACAACAACTCAACAAAAGTCAACACGGAGCCTTCAGTGCCCGACGCTCCAGAGGAATCCAACAAGCAGTTGAAAAAGGAAGACTGTGAAGTAGATgtgactgctgaagagctgtttACTACAATAAAACTCATGGCTTCAGATGGAGGCAAAATCAAAGGGCCCGATGTTCGTCTTGGCATTAACCAACATTATCCCAGCTTTAAGCCCCCTCCATTTCCTTACCATAACAGATCACCCGCTGCCTCAGTGGCTTCAGCCACAAACTTCACCACCCACAACATCCCACAAACCTTTAGCACAGCTATTCGCTGCACTAAGTGTGGAAAAAGCTTTGATAACATGCCAGAGCTACATAAGCATATCCTGGCTTGTGCAAACGCCAGTGATAAAAGGCGGTACACACCCAAAAAGAATCCCATCCCACTACGCCActttgcaaaaactcaacacgGAGTTCTGTCTACCACAAATCCTACTAATGGACTAAATGCTTCGAACAGACCGAGCCAGTCAAACAGGTCCAAACCTAACCAAGAATCACCAGTAAAGGTAAAGTTCAAGGTActgaaaaaaaggaagaaaaagttAGTCCAAAGGGTCATGCCACAGAGGAACAAGTCGGTCTCGtcatcaaataaaatgtcacCTGCACAGGTAGATGAGCAGCAGGAGATTTTTGTCTGCCCACACTGTAGCAGGGAGTTCACAATGCGTCGCAGCAGAACCAAACACATGGCTGTCTGCCCCAAGAAACCTAAAGAGGtaaagaaaaggaaggaaggaggaatctctgtgacaaaagaaaatgtcagaCACCTACATAGAGGTGTTGAAGAGAAACAAGCCTCACCCCAGCATAAAACACGACTCCAAACGTCTGGCACTGCTAAGAGGCCCGCCATCCTGCCAGTGCAAACTGTCTTTTCCAACAAAAGAAGTAAAATAATCATAAAAGAGAGTATGCAGCCAAAACAAGAGACACCCACTCTGAATGAACTTCCCATTGTTCGCCCTTTCAACCCCTCCATGCGTCAGTATGGCAGAGTGCAGCATAGTGTCAAAGGAATCCCCATTAAAATCACCATAATGAAACCGCAACAGACTGCGTCACAGAAGGATGAGCTGCCTCCTTCCCACAGCCGAGATGAAGCAAGCGGAGCCATTATCAGCAGCTCTGAGCAGAGTCCCACAGCTTGA